In one window of Mastigocladopsis repens PCC 10914 DNA:
- a CDS encoding sensor histidine kinase yields the protein MKEAHYCYDRWGATAKVKDLEKRYPQLLNTNLVRQSHSIVTDETIRHPTAMIDLAAVMKAAQALSEIIHLDRLIATLMQVVIENAGAETGTLVLLEEDQLTVVAQCSGSRQCDLEKFALADCATIPVSVIHSVERTQETLVFDDAVSESSFSTDPYIQHRQTRSLLCMPILKQNQLIGILYLENNLSTGVFTSDRLQVLKLLIAQAAISLENARLYERLADYSEILERKVEERTQALQQEIAERQQTEAALRQSEANYRNLLQTANSVIIRYDPQGRIRYINDYGVKLLGYEEHEILGRTLFETIIPDIEISGRDVKPFVHDLLRNPQSYPQGEGENLCRDGRRVWVVWSNQAIFNEQGDVVEILSVGNDTTQRRQAEEALQRSEAKFRAIFENSQVGIYRTRLSDGLILNANQRYANLLGFDLPEEIIGLEHTIDYFVNPSDRQQAIELLKRDGEVRNFIKELARTGLIEARRSVVALRPQLLEEGSLQSALHRLVTQIRAAANDTILYYEIKGTAYALSTEVESNLLRIGQEALTNAIKHANADEIRVELVYDRDQFCLRVKDNGQGFGVGSILASEGFGLLGMSERAERIGAQLTIRSQPGQGTEIVVTVNP from the coding sequence ATGAAAGAGGCGCACTATTGCTATGATCGCTGGGGCGCAACCGCTAAAGTTAAAGATTTAGAAAAACGCTATCCACAACTCCTCAACACCAACCTAGTTCGGCAATCACATTCAATCGTGACCGATGAAACGATCCGTCATCCGACTGCGATGATCGATTTGGCGGCGGTGATGAAAGCGGCTCAAGCTCTCTCAGAAATAATCCATCTTGATCGATTAATTGCCACGTTGATGCAGGTGGTAATCGAAAATGCCGGAGCCGAAACTGGTACTCTGGTTCTCCTAGAAGAGGATCAACTTACTGTGGTGGCTCAATGCAGCGGAAGTAGACAGTGTGACCTAGAAAAGTTCGCTCTTGCCGACTGTGCAACGATTCCTGTTTCCGTCATTCACTCGGTAGAACGCACTCAAGAAACTTTGGTGTTTGATGATGCAGTCAGCGAATCGTCTTTTTCAACTGATCCTTACATTCAACACCGACAAACGCGATCGCTCCTGTGTATGCCCATTCTCAAGCAAAATCAGCTGATTGGCATACTTTATCTGGAGAACAATCTCAGTACCGGAGTGTTTACTAGCGATCGCTTGCAAGTTCTTAAACTGTTGATTGCTCAGGCAGCAATTTCATTAGAAAATGCTCGGCTGTATGAACGATTAGCAGATTATTCCGAAATACTGGAACGGAAAGTAGAAGAGCGAACTCAAGCCTTACAGCAGGAGATCGCTGAACGTCAACAAACCGAAGCCGCATTGAGACAAAGTGAAGCGAATTATCGCAACCTGTTACAAACCGCGAATTCAGTCATCATTCGCTATGATCCGCAAGGACGGATTCGATACATCAACGATTATGGGGTAAAACTTCTTGGCTATGAAGAACATGAGATTTTAGGGCGAACCTTATTTGAAACAATCATTCCAGACATCGAAATCTCTGGACGCGATGTCAAACCCTTTGTCCATGATTTACTTCGTAATCCTCAATCGTACCCGCAAGGCGAGGGTGAAAACCTGTGTCGAGACGGTCGGCGAGTTTGGGTTGTCTGGTCGAATCAAGCCATCTTCAATGAACAGGGAGATGTCGTTGAAATCTTATCGGTGGGCAACGACACCACCCAGCGTAGGCAAGCAGAAGAGGCATTACAACGCAGTGAAGCCAAGTTCCGAGCTATCTTTGAAAACTCGCAAGTCGGCATCTACCGAACCCGCCTCTCGGATGGATTAATTCTCAATGCCAATCAACGCTATGCCAATCTGCTTGGCTTTGATTTACCAGAAGAAATCATTGGGCTGGAACACACCATCGACTATTTTGTAAATCCCAGCGATCGCCAACAAGCCATTGAGTTGCTGAAGCGGGATGGGGAAGTGCGAAACTTTATCAAAGAATTGGCGCGAACTGGACTGATTGAAGCGCGGCGATCGGTCGTCGCGCTCCGTCCTCAGCTTTTGGAGGAGGGCAGTTTACAGAGCGCTCTCCATCGTCTCGTAACTCAAATCAGAGCGGCTGCAAACGATACCATTTTGTATTATGAGATCAAGGGGACAGCGTATGCTCTATCAACTGAAGTAGAGAGTAACCTACTGCGGATTGGGCAGGAAGCATTAACCAATGCGATCAAACACGCCAACGCTGACGAAATTCGAGTGGAGCTAGTCTACGATCGCGATCAGTTTTGCTTGCGCGTGAAAGACAATGGACAGGGCTTTGGAGTTGGGAGTATTCTAGCCTCTGAGGGTTTTGGCTTACTCGGCATGAGCGAACGGGCAGAGCGCATCGGCGCACAACTCACGATTCGGAGTCAACCTGGACAAGGAACAGAAATTGTTGTCACCGTCAACCCTTGA
- a CDS encoding tyrosine-type recombinase/integrase: MASLRWEQIDWNGGTIYVKRVKKGTPSVQSLSGLEIRSLRQLQRDYPVSPYIFQSSRRGPLAHDTIAGIVERAGKLAGLPFPIHAHMLRHGTGYYLANRGIDTRTIQSYLGHKNIQHTVRYTELASTKFQGLWND, encoded by the coding sequence GTGGCATCTTTGCGATGGGAGCAAATAGATTGGAATGGTGGCACAATTTACGTGAAGCGAGTCAAAAAAGGAACACCCTCGGTTCAATCACTTTCCGGTCTGGAGATTCGTTCTCTCCGTCAGCTGCAACGAGATTATCCTGTTAGTCCCTACATTTTCCAGTCTTCTCGACGTGGCCCGTTGGCACATGATACGATCGCCGGCATTGTTGAGCGGGCTGGTAAATTAGCAGGTTTGCCTTTCCCTATTCATGCCCATATGCTGCGGCATGGAACAGGTTATTATCTGGCGAATCGAGGGATTGATACCCGAACAATTCAGAGTTACTTGGGGCATAAAAATATTCAGCATACCGTTCGTTACACCGAACTTGCATCTACAAAATTTCAGGGGCTTTGGAATGATTAA
- a CDS encoding helix-turn-helix domain-containing protein has protein sequence MLTTTTPTIEFKRKILTHLQLQQVLDYIHTHLGRDLSLAELAETPNLSPTYFASAFKQAIEISPHHYVIQQRVERAKLMLSKTDLAISDIALQVGFSSQSHLTQQFKRLTGMTPKQIR, from the coding sequence ATGCTAACAACTACAACACCAACCATTGAGTTCAAGCGCAAAATTTTAACACACCTCCAATTGCAACAAGTACTTGACTACATTCATACTCACCTCGGTCGAGACTTGTCACTGGCTGAACTTGCAGAGACTCCTAATCTTAGCCCGACTTACTTTGCCAGTGCATTCAAACAAGCGATCGAGATTTCTCCACACCACTACGTAATTCAACAGCGGGTGGAACGAGCAAAATTGATGCTGTCGAAAACAGATTTAGCGATCTCCGACATTGCTTTACAAGTTGGTTTCTCCAGTCAAAGCCATCTGACCCAACAGTTTAAGCGCCTGACTGGAATGACCCCAAAACAGATTCGCTAA
- a CDS encoding ATP-binding protein, translating to MIALAGIAIQSKIYESSASVVYRGIRVQDGRAIIVKLLKQDYPSPEELIRYRQEYEITRSLKEEGVIKAYSQQDYQRTLVILLEDFGGESIERWMRQQPNYCPIPLSNFLRLAIDITDILGRIHAAGVIHKDINPSNIVLNPNTGVVKIIDFGIATRFNRTNPTFKSPHVLEGTLAYLSPEQTGRMNRLLDYRTDFYSLGVTFYELLTGQLPFLTTDILTLVHCHIAKPPIPPHEVNAAIPKPVSDIILKLMAKNAEDRYQSAWGIKADLERCSEQFTTTGQIAHIQLGLQDVSDQFQIPQKLYGREAEIAALLAAFERVAPRGNVGEAHRPESGIENPQFKVEMMLVSGYAGIGKSALVQELYKPITAKRGYFISGKFDQFRRNIPYSAIVDALQKLVQQLLGEPDEQVQQWRSRLLSALGSNGQIIIDVIPEVELIIGKQPPVPEVGATEAQNRFNRIFQNFVRVFCSKEHPLVIFLDDLQWSDSATLKLIELILLDEQTQYLFLIGAYRDNEVHPTHPLVLTLLELRNQGAVLQEITLAP from the coding sequence ATGATTGCTCTAGCTGGGATCGCCATCCAAAGCAAAATCTATGAGAGTTCAGCATCTGTTGTGTATCGGGGTATCAGGGTGCAGGATGGTCGGGCAATCATCGTCAAACTACTTAAGCAAGATTATCCCTCTCCTGAAGAACTAATTCGCTATAGGCAGGAATATGAAATTACCCGTTCCCTTAAAGAGGAAGGAGTAATCAAAGCATATAGTCAGCAAGACTATCAGCGCACGCTCGTTATTCTCTTGGAAGATTTCGGTGGAGAATCTATCGAAAGATGGATGCGGCAGCAACCAAACTATTGTCCGATACCTTTATCCAATTTCTTACGATTAGCAATCGATATCACAGATATTTTGGGCAGAATTCATGCTGCTGGAGTCATTCACAAAGATATCAATCCTAGCAACATCGTCCTTAATCCGAATACTGGCGTTGTCAAAATTATTGACTTTGGTATTGCCACCCGCTTTAACCGCACCAATCCGACGTTCAAAAGTCCCCATGTGTTAGAAGGCACGCTTGCCTATCTGTCGCCAGAGCAAACAGGGCGGATGAACCGTTTGCTCGATTACCGCACCGATTTTTACTCACTTGGCGTAACGTTCTACGAACTGCTCACCGGACAGTTACCGTTTCTCACAACCGACATCCTTACGCTAGTCCATTGTCATATTGCCAAACCACCTATACCGCCACATGAGGTGAACGCAGCGATTCCTAAACCCGTTTCAGACATCATTCTCAAACTGATGGCGAAAAATGCAGAGGATCGCTATCAAAGTGCCTGGGGGATCAAAGCGGATTTAGAACGCTGTAGCGAGCAATTTACAACAACAGGTCAAATTGCTCATATTCAATTAGGTCTGCAAGATGTTTCGGATCAGTTTCAGATTCCCCAAAAACTGTATGGACGCGAAGCGGAGATTGCAGCATTATTGGCGGCGTTTGAAAGAGTAGCCCCAAGAGGGAATGTTGGCGAAGCCCACCGACCAGAGTCAGGCATAGAAAATCCTCAATTCAAAGTCGAAATGATGTTGGTTTCTGGCTATGCGGGAATTGGCAAATCAGCATTAGTGCAGGAACTCTATAAGCCGATCACAGCAAAGCGCGGTTATTTTATTTCTGGTAAATTTGACCAATTCAGGCGCAATATTCCCTACAGCGCCATTGTGGATGCCCTGCAAAAGTTGGTGCAGCAACTTCTGGGGGAACCGGATGAGCAAGTGCAACAGTGGCGATCACGTCTGCTCTCAGCTTTAGGAAGCAATGGGCAAATCATCATTGATGTCATTCCCGAAGTTGAATTAATTATTGGCAAACAGCCACCCGTACCCGAAGTTGGAGCAACTGAAGCTCAAAATCGCTTTAATCGAATCTTTCAAAATTTTGTGCGGGTGTTTTGTTCAAAAGAACATCCCCTGGTCATCTTCTTAGACGATTTACAATGGTCCGACTCCGCGACGCTGAAGTTAATCGAGTTAATATTACTCGACGAGCAAACCCAATATCTATTTTTGATTGGAGCCTACCGAGATAATGAAGTGCATCCAACGCATCCACTAGTATTAACGCTCTTAGAACTACGAAACCAAGGGGCAGTACTTCAGGAGATTACCTTAGCACCCTAA
- a CDS encoding response regulator: protein MSQATTIRVLIADDHAIFRQGLATIINRDPDMQVIAQAENGEQAIALFGEHQPDVTLMDLRMPEVEGVAAIGAICAIAKSARIIVLTTYDSDEDIYRGLQAGAKGYLLKETEPDELLNAIRTVHRGQKYIPPDVGAKLVQRLSNPELSERELAVLRSMAQGMSNADIAAALSIGEGTVKSHVNRILNKLDVSDRTQAVIVAVKRGIVNL, encoded by the coding sequence ATGAGCCAAGCCACAACCATTCGGGTTCTCATTGCAGACGATCATGCTATTTTTCGGCAAGGATTAGCCACCATTATTAACCGTGACCCAGATATGCAGGTGATTGCCCAAGCCGAAAATGGGGAACAAGCGATCGCTCTATTTGGGGAACACCAACCGGATGTCACACTCATGGATCTCCGAATGCCTGAAGTGGAGGGAGTTGCCGCCATCGGTGCAATTTGTGCGATCGCTAAATCTGCTCGGATTATTGTACTGACCACATATGATAGTGACGAAGATATCTATCGGGGATTGCAGGCAGGCGCAAAAGGATATCTGTTGAAAGAAACTGAACCTGACGAGCTTCTGAATGCTATTCGTACCGTTCATCGGGGTCAGAAGTATATTCCGCCTGATGTGGGAGCAAAGTTGGTACAGCGCCTCAGCAATCCAGAACTGAGTGAAAGAGAACTGGCGGTACTCCGCTCAATGGCACAGGGGATGAGTAATGCCGATATTGCAGCTGCTTTGAGTATCGGTGAAGGCACTGTCAAATCTCATGTCAATCGGATTTTGAATAAATTGGATGTGAGCGATCGCACCCAAGCTGTAATTGTTGCCGTTAAACGCGGCATTGTTAATTTATAG
- a CDS encoding SDR family oxidoreductase, with protein MILQNKVALVTGGTSGIGRATAIAYAQQQAKVVVVGRRMDEGEETVRLIQEAGGEAIFVQADVTKEADVEAMVDKAVGVFGRLDIAFNNAGTVAENPSLIEQTEAEYDRMMNVNVKGVWLSMKYEIAQMLKHGSGSIVNTVSGVGVVGSPSQPLYTASKHAVVGLTKAAALQYAKAGIRINAVAPAAIETDMFEAATGGQDEVKAYITGLHPIGRIGTPLEVANAVLFLSSDLASFVTGETLMVDGGYVAQ; from the coding sequence ATGATACTTCAGAATAAGGTGGCGTTAGTCACTGGTGGAACTTCAGGAATTGGTCGTGCAACCGCGATCGCTTATGCCCAACAACAAGCAAAGGTAGTGGTGGTGGGTCGTCGAATGGATGAAGGTGAAGAAACGGTTCGATTGATTCAGGAAGCTGGCGGAGAGGCGATTTTTGTGCAAGCAGATGTCACGAAAGAAGCCGATGTTGAAGCAATGGTTGATAAAGCGGTTGGCGTTTTTGGTCGGTTAGATATTGCCTTTAATAATGCAGGAACTGTCGCCGAAAACCCCTCATTGATTGAGCAAACAGAAGCGGAATACGATCGCATGATGAATGTCAATGTCAAAGGCGTTTGGTTGTCGATGAAATATGAAATCGCTCAGATGTTGAAACACGGAAGTGGTTCGATCGTCAATACGGTATCTGGGGTTGGAGTCGTTGGATCTCCTAGCCAACCCCTCTACACCGCGAGTAAACATGCGGTAGTCGGTTTAACAAAAGCTGCTGCGCTCCAATATGCCAAAGCGGGGATTCGCATCAATGCCGTTGCACCAGCAGCAATCGAAACAGATATGTTTGAAGCAGCTACAGGTGGGCAGGATGAGGTCAAAGCTTACATAACAGGACTTCACCCGATCGGACGAATTGGAACACCGCTTGAAGTTGCAAATGCAGTTCTGTTTTTATCATCTGATCTGGCATCGTTCGTAACAGGTGAAACGTTGATGGTAGATGGTGGGTATGTAGCGCAGTAG
- a CDS encoding SDR family oxidoreductase, whose product MMLKDKVALVTGGTSGIGRATAIAFGAAGAKVVFSGRRDAEGEKTAKLIRETGGAAGAKVVFSGRRDAERETTSAMIRETGAECLFVRSDVSSEPEVKALIEKTVATYGRLDFAFNNAGFGTVLKPLHKQSVEDFDSMMATNLRGVFLCMKYEIQQMLTQGAGVIINNSSVAGSIGIPGMGPYTGSKHAVMGLTRSAALDYAKQGIRINAVNPGYIRGTELVTPKSLQEMGMTLEQFDSMVSSSVPMGHRGQPEEIAATVVFLCSDAASYITGQPLAINGGFTVS is encoded by the coding sequence ATGATGCTTAAAGACAAGGTTGCTTTAGTGACGGGAGGGACATCGGGCATTGGTAGAGCTACTGCGATCGCCTTCGGTGCTGCGGGAGCAAAGGTAGTATTCTCAGGCAGACGCGATGCAGAAGGAGAAAAAACTGCCAAACTGATTCGCGAAACAGGTGGTGCTGCGGGTGCAAAAGTTGTGTTCTCCGGCAGACGCGATGCAGAACGCGAAACAACTTCTGCGATGATTCGTGAGACAGGAGCGGAGTGTTTGTTTGTGCGATCGGATGTATCGAGTGAACCAGAGGTTAAGGCGCTGATAGAGAAAACAGTCGCAACTTACGGAAGGCTAGATTTTGCCTTCAATAACGCTGGATTTGGTACAGTCCTAAAGCCACTACACAAGCAGTCTGTTGAAGACTTTGACAGCATGATGGCAACTAACCTGCGGGGTGTGTTCTTATGCATGAAATATGAAATTCAACAGATGCTGACTCAAGGAGCAGGGGTCATCATCAACAACTCTTCAGTAGCGGGATCGATCGGGATACCTGGAATGGGTCCTTATACTGGGAGCAAACATGCTGTGATGGGTCTCACTCGTTCTGCTGCGCTCGATTATGCCAAGCAAGGGATTCGGATTAATGCCGTCAATCCTGGCTATATTCGCGGCACAGAACTAGTTACTCCTAAGAGCCTCCAAGAGATGGGTATGACTTTAGAGCAGTTTGATTCGATGGTGTCGTCGAGCGTCCCGATGGGACATAGGGGTCAACCTGAAGAAATTGCGGCAACGGTTGTGTTTCTCTGCTCTGATGCTGCGAGCTACATCACTGGACAACCTTTAGCGATCAATGGCGGATTCACAGTGAGCTAA
- a CDS encoding SDR family NAD(P)-dependent oxidoreductase codes for MILQNKVALVTGGTTGIGRATATLAVSAEQRALGAAGAKVVFSGRRDAEGEKTAQLIRETGAECLYVD; via the coding sequence ATGATACTGCAAAATAAAGTGGCGTTAGTGACTGGTGGCACAACGGGTATTGGCAGAGCAACGGCGACCCTTGCGGTATCTGCGGAGCAGCGCGCGCTCGGTGCTGCTGGAGCAAAAGTCGTGTTCTCCGGTAGACGCGACGCAGAAGGTGAAAAAACCGCCCAACTGATTCGCGAAACAGGCGCTGAATGCTTATACGTCGATTGA
- a CDS encoding DsbA family protein codes for MNDDCSHSSLLVPPSTQDWIQGVLSAKVVLVMYGDYQCSRSADVYKMIKAIKRELNTCFGEDYLCFIFRHFPQAQIHPHAQRAAQAAVAAAAQGQFWLMNDTLFAHQQRLENGYLVEYANDLGLDIPQFLKELSKQVHVDRINQDIESGIRSGVTDAPALFINNIRYTGRWTITELTAAIVAASH; via the coding sequence ATGAACGACGATTGTAGCCACAGTTCCTTACTTGTACCACCTTCAACCCAAGATTGGATTCAAGGTGTGTTGAGTGCCAAGGTAGTGCTGGTGATGTATGGAGACTATCAATGCTCCAGAAGTGCAGACGTTTACAAGATGATTAAAGCGATCAAACGAGAGCTGAATACTTGTTTTGGAGAAGATTATTTATGCTTCATCTTCCGTCATTTTCCGCAAGCACAGATTCATCCCCATGCTCAACGGGCAGCCCAAGCAGCAGTTGCCGCCGCCGCTCAGGGACAGTTTTGGTTAATGAATGATACTTTGTTTGCCCATCAACAAAGGTTGGAGAATGGTTATCTTGTAGAGTACGCCAACGATTTAGGGCTTGATATCCCTCAATTTCTTAAAGAGTTGTCTAAACAAGTGCATGTCGATCGCATTAATCAAGATATCGAAAGTGGAATACGCAGCGGAGTGACCGACGCTCCAGCCCTATTTATCAATAACATTCGGTATACCGGACGCTGGACAATAACAGAGTTGACGGCAGCTATTGTCGCTGCAAGTCACTAA
- a CDS encoding plasmid pRiA4b ORF-3 family protein: MTDSEKLVIYQLHIFILDISPMIWRRIKIRSDSTIADLHYMIQIVMGWTDSHLHRFIIHGKDYGIAQIGGMWFSDDPKVVKLSDFSWRMRERFLYEYDFGDNGVLHVK, translated from the coding sequence ATGACCGATTCTGAGAAACTTGTCATCTATCAGCTTCATATTTTTATCTTGGACATCAGTCCAATGATTTGGCGTAGGATAAAAATCCGCAGTGACAGTACAATCGCCGATTTGCACTACATGATCCAGATAGTAATGGGGTGGACGGATTCCCACTTACATCGTTTCATAATTCACGGTAAGGATTACGGGATTGCTCAAATTGGGGGAATGTGGTTTTCTGACGACCCTAAAGTTGTCAAATTATCAGATTTTAGCTGGAGAATGCGAGAACGTTTTTTATACGAATATGACTTCGGTGATAACGGGGTCTTACACGTAAAATAA
- a CDS encoding CPBP family intramembrane glutamic endopeptidase has protein sequence MKFQAITGKQGSGTEVKDTTYVEAAGWGKYRWWRYLLGLVVILFAWMVAANVASALVAFALDGQEGVAALGRLDYAAFGPVGGFVVVMAGFPVFLAGILIAVSLIHQRHPRTLVTAREKISWRRVGHGFVAGFVPWVLLGGLGQYLLYPDTFSFNSDLKTFALFVPIALILTAIQTTTEELFFRGYIVQGASLIWSNRVFLAIASAVIFTLPHATNPESQEGGWIGMFLGYFVGTGLLYAIVSLIDDTTELAIGAHFTNNIAYFLLFNWSGSFFAAPALFSISEYHARFYNIISLVLIPVFLAIAYGVFKRDEASEAVSQSESEGSLVIPSNPENTSKDN, from the coding sequence ATGAAGTTTCAAGCAATCACAGGAAAACAGGGAAGCGGAACGGAAGTGAAAGACACGACTTACGTGGAGGCTGCCGGGTGGGGGAAGTATCGGTGGTGGCGGTATCTTCTGGGGCTGGTGGTCATCCTCTTTGCCTGGATGGTCGCCGCCAACGTCGCCAGTGCGCTCGTCGCGTTCGCCCTCGACGGTCAGGAGGGTGTCGCGGCGCTCGGTCGGCTGGATTACGCTGCGTTCGGTCCTGTGGGGGGCTTCGTCGTGGTCATGGCGGGTTTTCCGGTGTTCCTCGCGGGAATTCTCATTGCCGTCTCCCTCATCCACCAGCGTCATCCCCGGACGCTCGTCACGGCGAGAGAGAAGATCAGTTGGCGTCGCGTCGGTCACGGCTTCGTGGCTGGGTTCGTGCCCTGGGTACTGCTAGGCGGGCTGGGGCAGTACCTCCTCTACCCCGATACCTTCTCCTTCAACTCCGACCTCAAGACGTTCGCGCTCTTCGTGCCGATCGCGCTGATTCTCACTGCGATCCAGACGACCACCGAGGAGCTTTTCTTTCGCGGGTACATCGTGCAGGGCGCGAGCCTGATCTGGTCTAACCGCGTGTTTCTGGCGATCGCGTCAGCCGTGATCTTCACCCTGCCGCACGCCACCAATCCAGAGTCACAGGAGGGTGGCTGGATCGGGATGTTCCTCGGCTACTTCGTCGGCACGGGTCTGCTGTATGCAATCGTTTCATTGATCGACGACACCACCGAGCTTGCGATCGGCGCACACTTCACCAACAACATCGCGTACTTTCTCTTGTTTAACTGGTCTGGAAGCTTCTTCGCCGCACCAGCCCTGTTCAGCATCAGCGAGTACCATGCGAGATTCTACAACATCATCTCCCTCGTGCTGATTCCCGTTTTCCTGGCGATCGCCTACGGGGTGTTCAAACGCGACGAGGCATCCGAAGCCGTTTCCCAGAGCGAATCGGAAGGGTCTTTGGTAATCCCGTCGAACCCTGAAAACACTAGCAAAGACAACTAA
- a CDS encoding CPBP family intramembrane glutamic endopeptidase codes for MRIELNKGKQGIGTEVQDATYVEAARWGKYRGWRYVLGLVVILFAWLVVGTGASVLVAFAFSGQPDYTVLDPFGKFLFVMVGFPFFLAGVLIAVTLIHRRHPLTLVTAQKKISWHRVVQGFVAWSIPLCLIGVLGQYLFYPDTFSFNSDLATFALFMPLVLVFTAIQTTTEELFFRGYIVQGASVIWNNRIFLAIVSAVIFTLPHLLNPEAQAGGWLTVFSNYFLVPGLLWTVVSLIDGTTELAIGVHFANNIIGFLAIDAPGTAVTVPALFTLSEFHATYVALSALVIIPIFLAIGYKVFKRDEPSEPVSQSHRKGRR; via the coding sequence ATGAGAATCGAACTGAACAAAGGCAAGCAGGGAATCGGAACGGAAGTGCAAGATGCGACTTACGTGGAGGCTGCCCGGTGGGGTAAATATCGGGGGTGGCGGTATGTTCTGGGACTGGTGGTCATCCTCTTTGCGTGGCTGGTGGTCGGGACTGGTGCCAGTGTACTCGTCGCATTCGCGTTCAGCGGACAGCCGGATTACACCGTGCTTGATCCTTTCGGGAAGTTCCTGTTTGTTATGGTAGGCTTCCCATTTTTCCTTGCGGGGGTTCTGATCGCCGTTACCCTTATCCACCGTCGTCATCCCCTGACGCTCGTCACGGCGCAGAAGAAGATAAGCTGGCACCGCGTCGTCCAGGGGTTTGTGGCGTGGTCGATTCCATTGTGTCTGATAGGCGTACTGGGACAATACCTTTTTTACCCTGACACCTTTTCCTTCAACTCCGACCTTGCAACGTTCGCGCTCTTCATGCCACTGGTACTGGTCTTCACCGCGATCCAAACCACTACCGAGGAGCTTTTCTTTCGTGGATACATCGTGCAGGGCGCGAGTGTTATTTGGAACAACCGCATCTTTCTGGCGATCGTGTCGGCTGTGATATTCACGCTGCCGCACCTCCTCAACCCGGAAGCGCAGGCAGGTGGCTGGCTCACGGTCTTTTCCAACTACTTCCTCGTTCCGGGTCTGTTGTGGACTGTAGTCTCGTTGATTGACGGAACCACTGAACTCGCCATCGGCGTACACTTCGCCAACAACATCATCGGCTTCCTTGCGATCGACGCACCTGGAACCGCCGTGACCGTGCCGGCTCTGTTCACACTCAGCGAGTTCCACGCGACCTACGTGGCGCTATCGGCGCTGGTGATAATCCCCATATTCCTGGCGATCGGCTACAAGGTGTTCAAACGCGACGAGCCATCCGAACCTGTTTCCCAGAGCCATCGGAAGGGTCGTCGGTGA
- a CDS encoding site-specific integrase translates to MKIDRHGKAKVLSSEEIQRLFTSGLLTIRDKTLCAVMLYTACRIKECVTLKIKDVYDSKGRVRTELMIRKSNTKGKLATRSIPVLDDLQRYLEAYKPPKTASGYL, encoded by the coding sequence ATGAAGATTGACCGACACGGTAAAGCAAAGGTATTGTCAAGCGAAGAAATCCAGCGGTTGTTTACCTCTGGGTTGCTCACTATCAGAGACAAAACTTTATGCGCTGTTATGCTTTACACTGCTTGTCGGATCAAAGAATGCGTCACCTTGAAAATTAAGGACGTGTACGACTCAAAAGGGAGGGTCAGAACAGAACTCATGATCCGCAAGAGCAACACTAAAGGGAAGCTGGCAACTCGCAGCATTCCCGTATTAGATGACTTGCAGCGTTACTTGGAAGCTTACAAACCTCCAAAAACCGCCTCGGGTTATCTTTAA